One genomic segment of Garra rufa chromosome 13, GarRuf1.0, whole genome shotgun sequence includes these proteins:
- the exoc8 gene encoding exocyst complex component 8: MADTGNRLRKLLESPNFDPQSYVKQLSQQSDGDRDLQEHRQKIQTLADETAQNLKKNVYKNYRQFIETAKEISYLESEMYQLSHILTEQKSIMESITQSLLSTDKDEAAKEMLVAFPKETEEVKQRTLTTLLEKVEGCKNIMETPGRYLVYNGDLLEYDADNMSQIQKVHAFLMNDCLLIATWLANRRGAVKYKYNALYDLESFAVVNVKDNPPMKDMFKILMFPDSRIFKAENSKIKKEWLEILEETKKNKVAKDKHIKEEEVPTSPVRQEVSTNPFDDDEPLDSEELVDLSPEWIQELPEDLDVCIAQRDFEGAVDLLDKLNEYLKEQPVSPRVKELRGKVDERVRQLTEVLVFELSPDRSLRGGPKATRRAVSQLIRLGQSTKACELFLKNRAAAVQTAIRQLRIEGATLLYIQKLCNIFFTSLLETAREFETDFAGNTGCYSAFVVWSRSVTKMFVDAFSKQVFDSKESLSTAAECVKFASEHCMQLSEIGLDLTFILQSLLVKDIRAALQSQKDIIIEATRHRNSEEMWRRMNLMTPEALAKLKDEMRSCGISSFDQYTGEDCWVNLSYTIVAFTKQMMAFLEEGLKLYFPELHMVFLESLREIILVAVQHVDYSLRCEQETEKKSFILQNASFLHETVLPVVEKRFEEGVGKPAKQLQDLRKSSRSVRVNPESTMSVV; encoded by the coding sequence ATGGCAGACACTGGAAATCGTTTGCGTAAACTGCTGGAATCTCCTAATTTTGATCCGCAGTCCTACGTGAAGCAGCTTTCGCAGCAGTCTGATGGTGACCGGGATTTACAAGAACACCGTCAGAAAATACAAACACTCGCAGACGAAACCGCACAAAATTTGAAGAAAAATGTGTATAAGAACTACAGACAGTTTATTGAGACAGCCAAGGAGATTTCGTACCTGGAAAGTGAGATGTATCAGTTGAGTCACATTCTCACTGAGCAGAAGAGCATAATGGAGAGCATTACACAGTCTCTTCTATCAACAGATAAAGATGAAGCAGCCAAAGAGATGCTCGTAGCCTTCCCAAAGGAAACTGAAGAGGTTAAACAAAGAACCCTAACCACACTTTTGGAAAAGGTCGAGGGATGTAAGAACATCATGGAAACCCCAGGCAGATATCTGGTTTATAATGGTGATCTTTTGGAATATGACGCAGACAACATGTCACAGATCCAAAAGGTTCACGCATTTCTGATGAACGATTGCCTGCTCATTGCAACCTGGTTGGCGAACAGACGTGGAGCTGTGAAATACAAGTACAATGCGTTGTATGATCTCGAAAGCTTTGCGGTTGTAAACGTAAAGGACAACCCTCCAATGAAAGACATGTTTAAAATCCTCATGTTCCCCGATAGCCGCATCTTCAAAGCTGAGAACAGCAAGATCAAGAAAGAGTGGCTGGAGATTCTGGaggaaacaaagaaaaacaaagtgGCGAAAGACAAACACATAAAGGAAGAGGAAGTGCCAACGTCGCCAGTCAGACAGGAAGTCTCCACAAACCCATTTGATGACGATGAGCCTCTGGATTCAGAGGAGCTGGTGGATCTGAGTCCTGAATGGATCCAGGAACTTCCAGAAGACCTTGATGTGTGCATCGCTCAGAGAGACTTTGAGGGTGCTGTTGATCTTCTAGATAAACTAAATGAATATCTGAAGGAGCAACCAGTGAGCCCACGGGTGAAGGAGCTCAGGGGGAAAGTGGATGAGCGTGTTCGACAGCTGACGGAGGTTCTGGTGTTCGAACTCTCGCCAGATCGCTCACTCCGTGGAGGACCTAAAGCCACACGGCGAGCCGTCTCTCAACTTATTCGCCTGGGCCAGTCCACAAAGGCCTGTGAGCTATTTTTGAAAAACAGAGCAGCGGCCGTCCAAACTGCCATCCGGCAGCTTCGAATTGAGGGCGCCACGCTGCTTTACATTCAAAAGCTGTGTAACATCTTCTTCACAAGCCTGCTTGAAACCGCCAGGGAGTTTGAGACTGATTTCGCAGGCAACACTGGCTGCTACTCTGCCTTTGTGGTCTGGTCTCGTTCGGTGACGAAGATGTTTGTAGATGCCTTCAGCAAGCAGGTGTTTGACAGCAAGGAAAGCTTATCCACTGCTGCAGAATGCGTGAAGTTTGCCAGTGAGCACTGTATGCAGCTGAGTGAGATTGGCTTGGATCTGACTTTTATTTTACAATCTTTACTCGTGAAAGACATCAGAGCAGCTCTCCAAAGCCAGAAAGACATCATCATAGAAGCAACCAGGCATCGTAACTCTGAGGAGATGTGGCGTAGGATGAACCTGATGACTCCTGAAGCCCTGGCCAAACTCAAAGACGAAATGCGAAGCTGCGGGATCAGCAGTTTCGACCAGTATACTGGAGAGGACTGCTGGGTCAACCTGAGCTACACCATTGTGGCCTTCACCAAGCAGATGATGGCCTTCCTGGAGGAAGGCCTAAAGCTGTACTTCCCAGAGCTGCACATGGTGTTTCTAGAGAGCCTGCGGGAGATCATTCTGGTGGCGGTGCAGCATGTGGACTACAGCCTACGCTGCGAGCAGGAGACCGAGAAAAAGTCCTTTATTCTGCAAAACGCATCGTTCCTGCATGAGACGGTGCTTCCTGTTGTGGAGAAGAGGTTTGAGGAGGGAGTTGGGAAACCAGCCAAACAGCTCCAGGATCTGAGGAAAAGCTCTCGGTCAGTTAGGGTCAACCCTGAGAGCACCATGTCCGTTGTTTAA